One window of Triplophysa rosa linkage group LG10, Trosa_1v2, whole genome shotgun sequence genomic DNA carries:
- the ralgapa1 gene encoding ral GTPase-activating protein subunit alpha-1 isoform X9, whose amino-acid sequence MFSKKPHGDVRKSTQKVLDPKKDVLTRLKHLRIVIENAEPLELKHLFEQNYSHIYYVFFENFVTIEVNLKQKGHKSQREELDSILFIFEKILQLLPERIQGRWQFHSIGLILKKLLHTGNSLKIRREGVRLFLLWMQALQHNTLKEQLWIFACLIPGFPAPQSELGPRTLDNLISPPLNLQESQVTPEEISPLVPPQSGDKSQEDLTGYLLEALLKYMVNQAKSLEWKCKENHEKGFAFLFGNFKKYYLPHIFPNFSKETSLYNPILDVPPMRPKPYYVVLKRDPETNEALYCTKENFLNARVIFIRWLVSFWLEPRPNTGTHIPGMEGENVPKNIQRAAAGLAAREDVGQRQDSLDAGGGGEPEQSHSNTSTLTEREPSTSSLCSIDEEHLTDIEVVRRVLCSSRTNVNFITEIFRQAFLLPMCEAAAMRKVVRVYQEWISQQDKPVFMREPEEDQYSSQLDSTHEQGADREKEDMTVSVHNRNSNWCRSRSSDTEMLEHNVHAGVQATLQAFITNSSNVFLLEAANEMKTLLEEHVDMCKRVLNIYRSLVMHETMNQKSWEQILLVLLRVTEYVMKRPPSIMPHGKKSNTLSGRLAGAIFQTLIVAWIKGNLNVYISRELWDDLLSVLSSLTCWEELVTEWSLTMETLTKVLARNLYNLDLNELPLDKLSEQKQKKHKGKGGIHEGQKIVVDRSFSKGWSRDLPGQEAAMRQRSATTAGSPGVEKARSIVRQKTVDLEEPPMAQRGPRTRHCSQSEETPSSEVFSASGDLEQPPLPRSSSASDIMEPFITERVKANKDELTPKMRPMSNDAGNSNPNVSDLMDEFIQERLRARGNSSMTRRGSSPGSLEIPKDLPELLNRQNATRPADDPGVPSEWTSPASASGSDLISSDSQSDSFNAFQYVNKFENFSFPPETCTLGSVDQDSLGGAGQTAEEQELSSLTTLHIDSETSSLSQHGISADTVTITGSESASPMHSLGGSRSQTPSPATLTAEHVQHKDLQLDEKMHHSVLQTPDDLETSEFPTEDGSVMSGGTLTGWHADVATVMWRRMLGILGDVNSIKDPEIHAQVFDYLCELWQNLAKIRDNLGISLDNQSSPPPPDLIPPLRILTPWLFKATMLGERYKQGKLHAYKLICKIMKRRQDVSPNSDFLMHFYNIMHCGLLHQDQDIVNTIIKHCSPRFFSIGLPGATMLILDFIVAASRVTACSSLNAPRVEAQILLGSLVCIPNLYKELPALHPTTAEIIMTKFTDVKEHIIKHILNSARDEPSAPARSVALCSLGVWLCEELVHGTQHPQIKEALNVICVTLKFSNKTVALAASDILHLLINYVDDLQKFPPNTPKKIVEVLIATITYLLPATESSPHELDKRLVVSLLLCLLDWVMALPPKTLLQPVDGASDKETNDKSVLSCIYKVLHGCVYGAQSFSNPSYFPIHLSDLSSPDYDPFLPLENLKEPEPLHSPDSERSSKLQPVTEVRSRIQQGLISIAARTVISHLVNHLGHYPMSGGPATLTSQVCENQDNPYSESADLTPELFDAPNLQFFVLNGTTLLSYLQIRAEGGLPGGGMSAGLTTTNACVRVIVRDISGKHSWDSAVLYGPPQCISPSQPLHLYTSSTPAGESREHAKDQGSLESGSQEEPENGAFHENEENLERDEEEENENEDREEMELEEEDEEAALELMAPQAKRRCREVVPSWDSLQDGEEVLDEMLQYLEYSSPECLQRTGTPLNIPAPPPNCVSEKQENDVINAILKQCAEERDFTLHCGNGLNMRAAVQQEPSPQRPQSAFYYCKLLLNILGMNSWEKRNSFHLLKKNEKLLRELKNLDSRQCRETHKIAVFYVAEGQEDKHSILSNTAGSQAYEDFVSGLGWEVNLTSHCGFMGGLQRNKSTGLTMPYFATSTVEVMFHVSTRMPPDSDDSLTKKLRHLGNDEVHIVWSEHSRDYRRGIIPTEFGDVLIIIYPMKNHMYSIQIIKKPEVPFFGPLFDGAIVDGKILPTVVRATAINASRALKSLIPLYQNFYEERARYLETIVQHHSEATTFEDYAARVFCPAPFHYLPSEADHNLSLVR is encoded by the exons AAAATGCCGAGCCTCTGGAACTCAAGCACCTTTTCGAGCAGAATTACTCGCACATCTACTACGTGTTTTTCGAAAACTTCGTCACCATCGAGGTCAACCTGAAACAGAAAG GTCACAAATCACAACGAGAGGAGCTTGATTCGATTCTGTTTATATTCGAG AAAATCTTACAGCTGTTACCCGAGCGAATACAAGGAAGATGGCAGTTCCACAGCATAG GTCTCATTTTAAAGAAACTGCTACACACTGGAAACTCCCTAAAG ATCCGCAGGGAAGGTGTGCGTCTGTTCCTTCTATGGATGCAGGCTCTACAACACAACACCCTAAAAGAGCAGCTCTGGATCTTTGCCTGTCTGATCCCAGGATTCCCAGCACCGCAGTCCGAGCTAGGCCCTCGCACCCTGGATAATCTCATCAGCCCTCCTCTGAACCTTCAGGAGT CCCAAGTCACTCCAGAAGAGATAAGCCCCCTGGTGCCACCCCAGTCCGGAGATAAATCCCAGGAGGATCTAACCGGTTACTTACTGGAGGCTCTTCTTAAATACATGGTAAACCAG GCCAAAAGTCTGGAGTGGAAATGTAAGGAGAATCACGAAAAGGGGTTCGCCTTCCTTTTCGgcaattttaaaaagtattaccTTCCCCATATCTTCCCCAACTTCTCCAAGGAGACCAGTTTGTACAATCCTATTCTGG ATGTCCCACCAATGAGACCAAAGCCTTACTACGTAGTTTTAAAAAGAGACCCAGAGACCAATGAAGCCCTGTACTGCACTAAAGAGAACTTCCTCAATGCCAGAGTCATATTTATCCGCTGGCTGGTGTCCTTCTGGTTGGAACCCAGGCCAAACACAGGAACACACATCCCTGGCATGGAAGGAGAAAACGTGCCAAAGAATATACAG AGAGCGGCAGCAGGCCTAGCTGCCCGAGAAGATGTGGGACAGAGACAGGACTCTCTGGACGCGGGAGGGGGTGGCGAGCCGGAGCAGTCGCACTCCAACACCAGCACCCTGACCGAGAGAGAGCCCAGCACTTCCAGTCTCTGCAGCATAGATGAGGAGCACCTCACCGACATCGAAGTGGTCCGACGGGTCCTCTGTTCCTCCAGAACCAACGTCAACTTCATCACGGAGATCTTTCGACAG GCCTTTCTGCTGCCCATGTGTGAAGCCGCAGCCATGCGTAAGGTGGTACGGGTGTATCAGGAATGGATTTCTCAGCAGGATAAGCCTGTGTTTATGAGAGAGCCGGAAGAAGACCAATACTCAAGCCAGCTGGACTCCACCCATGAGCAAGGAGCTGACAGAGAGAAGGAG gaTATGACTGTGTCCGTTCACAACCGAAACTCTAATTGGTGCAGGAGTAGATCATCTGACACCGAGATGCTGGAGCACAACGTTCATGCTGGTGTTCAGGCTACACTACAG GCTTTCATCACCAATTCCTCTAATGTCTTCCTTCTCGAGGCTGCCAATGAGATGAAGACCCTTCTGGAGGAGCATGTTGACATGTGCAAGCGTGTGCTCAACATATACCGCAGTCTGGTCATGCATGAGACCATGAACCAAAAGAGCTG GGAACAGATCCTGTTGGTGTTGCTAAGGGTAACCGAATATGTGATGAAGAGGCCTCCATCCATCATGCCTCATGGCAAGAAGAGTAACACGTTATCGGGCCGATTGGCTGGGGCAATTTTTCAG ACTCTGATCGTGGCCTGGATCAAAGGGAATCTGAACGTGTACATCTCTCGAGAGCTGTGGGACGACCTGCTGTCTGTACTCTCCTCTCTCACATGCTGGGAAGAGCTGGTCACCGAGTGGTCCCTTACCATGGAAACACTTACAAAGGTACTCGCTCGCAATCTTTACAACCTGGACCTGAACGAGCTGCCCCTGGACAAACTTAGCGAGCAGAAACAGAAGAAACACAAAGGCAAAG GTGGCATCCATGAGGGGCAGAAAATTGTTGTGGATCGCTCTTTCTCTAAAGGCTGGAGTCGAGACCTGCCGGGCCAGGAGGCTGCGATGAGACAGCGCAGTGCTACCACAGCTGGATCTCCAGGCGTAGAGAAGGCCAGAAGCATAGTTAGACAGAAGACAGTGG ACCTGGAGGAACCTCCCATGGCCCAGCGCGGGCCGCGGACTCGTCACTGCTCTCAGAGCGAGGAGACTCCGTCGTCAGAGGTGTTTTCAGCCTCCGGTGACCTGGAGCAGCCCCCCCTCCCCCGCAGCAGCAGCGCCTCTGACATCATGGAGCCCTTCATCACCGAGCGGGTCAAAG CCAATAAAGATGAGCTGACACCCAAAATGAGGCCCATGTCCAACGACGCCGGCAACAGCAACCCGAACGTCAGTGATCTTATGGATGAGTTCATTCAGGAGAGGCTGAGAGCCCGGGGCAATTCT AGCATGACAAGACGTGGCAGTAGCCCGGGTAGTCTGGAGATCCCCAAAGATCTTCCAGAGCTCCTGAACCGCCAAAACGCCACACGACCTGCGGACGACCCCGGTGTGCCCTCTGAGTGGACTTCACCAGCTAGTGCCAGCGGAAGTGACCTCATAAGCTCCGATAGCCAATCAGATTCCTTTAACGCTTTTCAGTATGTCAACAAGTTTGAGA ATTTCAGCTTCCCTCCTGAGACGTGCACTTTGGGCTCTGTTGATCAGGATAGTTTGGGGGGAGCAGGACAGACGGCAGAGGAACAGGAGCTGTCCAGCCTTACGACACTCCACATCGATTCGGAGACGAGCAGCCTCAGTCAGCACGGCATATCGGCTGATACAGTCACTATTACCG GTTCAGAGAGCGCGTCTCCCATGCACTCGCTTGGAGGTTCCCGATCACAGACGCCATCCCCGGCCACGCTCACTGCCGAACACGTCCAACATAAAGACCTGCAGCTGGATGAGAAAATGCATCACTCTGTCCTGCAGACACCTGATGACCTCG AAACCAGCGAATTTCCGACGGAGGATGGCAGCGTGATGTCCGGAGGTACCTTGACCGGCTGGCACGCTGATGTCGCCACTGTGATGTGGAGGAGAATGCTAGGCATTCTGGGAGATGTCAACTCCATCAAGGACCCTGAAATCCATGCACAGGTCTTTGACTACCTCTGTGAACTCTGGCAGAACTTGGCCaag ATCAGAGACAATCTCGGGATCTCCCTTGACAACCAGTCGTCTCCACCTCCGCCCGATCTGATTCCACCTCTTCGCATTCTGACTCCATGGCTCTTCAAA GCCACTATGCTTGGCGAACGCTATAAACAGGGAAAACTCCACGCCTATAAGCTCATCTGCAAGATCATGAAGAGAAGACAGGACGTTTCCCCTAACTCAGacttcctcatgcacttctacAACATCATGCACTGTGGCCTGCTTCACCAAGACCag GACATCGTAAACACCATCATCAAGCACTGTTCTCCACGCTTCTTCTCTATTGGTCTTCCTGGAGCAACTATGCTCATCCTGGACTTCATCGTGGCAGCGAGCCGAGTGACCGCCTGCTCGTCCCTTAAC GCTCCTCGGGTGGAGGCTCAGATTTTGTTGGGGTCCCTCGTATGTATCCCTAACCTGTATAAGGAACTTCCCGCCCTGCACCCCACAACGGCTGAGATCATCATGACAAAATTCACAGATGTCAAG GAGCACATAATCAAACACATCTTGAACTCAGCCAGAGATGAGCCTTCTGCACCAGCAAG GAGTGTGGCTCTCTGTAGTTTGGGGGTTTGGCTTTGTGAAGAGCTGGTTCATGGCACGCAACACCCACAGATCAAAGAAGCACTTAATGTCATCTGTGTCACTCTCAag TTCTCGAATAAAACCGTTGCCCTGGCGGCCTCGGATATCCTTCACCTGCTTATAAACTACGTGGACGATCTGCAGAAGTTCCCGCCCAACACTCCAAAGAAAATTGTGGAG GTCCTTATTGCAACAATTACTTACCTTCTGCCGGCCACAGAGTCCTCCCCTCATGAGCTGGACAAAAGG CTGGTTGTTTCTCTGCTGCTGTGTTTGCTGGACTGGGTCATGGCTCTACCTCCAAAAACTCTCCTTCAGCCAGTTGATGGAGCCTCTGACAAAGAGACAAACGATAAGTCTGTTCTGAGTTGCATTTATAAG GTCCTCCATGGTTGCGTATACGGTGCTCAAAGCTTTAGTAACCCCAGTTACTTCCCCATTCACCTGTCAGACTTGAGTAGTCCAGACTATGACCCCTTCCTACCGCTGGAGAACTTGAAGGAACCGGAGCCTCTCCATTCGCCCGACTCTGAACGCTCCTCCAAACTGCAGCCCGTCACTGAAG TGAGGAGTCGTATTCAGCAAGGCCTGATCTCAATTGCGGCACGCACGGTCATATCCCACCTGGTCAACCACCTGGGCCACTATCCCATGAGCGGTGGTCCGGCCACTCTGACAAGCCAGGTGTGTGAGAACCAGGATAACCCATACAGCGAGAGCGCAGACCTGACGCCCGAACTCTTTGATGCACCCAACTTGCAGTTCTTTGTGCTTAATGGAACCACACTGCTGTCCTACCTTCAAATCCGGGCAGAGGGTGGTCTGCCCGGAGGCGGTATGTCGGCTGGCCTCACCACTACCAATGCCTGTGTACGAGTCATCGTGAGGGACATTTCCGGAAAACACTCCTGGGACTCAGCCGTACTGTATGGCCCACCTCAATGCATCAGTCCCAGTCAACCTTTGCACCTTTATACGTCCTCCACTCCAGCAGGGGAAAGTAGAGAACATGCCAAAGATCAGGGCAGTTTAGAGAGTGGCAGTCAAGAAGAGCCAGAGAATGGAGCGTTTCATGAGAATGAGGAGAACCTGGAGAGGGATGAAGAGGAAGAGAATGAGAATGAGGACAGGGAGGAGATGGAACttgaggaggaggatgaagagGCAGCACTGGAGCTGATGGCCCCACAGGCGAAACGGCGGTGCAGAGAAGTCGTCCCAAGCTGGGACTCCCTGCAGGATGGAGAAGAAGTCCTGGACGAGATGCTGCAGTACTTGGAATACTCTAGCCCAGAGTGCCTGCAGCGCACCGGCACACCGCTCAATATACCAGCCCCGCCACCCAACTGCGTGTCCGAGAAGCAGGAGAATGATGTCATCAATGCCATCTTGAAGCAGTGCGCTGAAGAGCGCGACTTTACACTGCATTGTGGGAACGGGCTGAACATGAGAGCAGCGGTGCAGCAAGAGCCAAGCCCTCAGAGACCCCAGTCGGCCTTCTACTACTGCAAACTGCTCCTCAACATACTGGGCATGAACTCCTGGGAAAAGAG GAACAGTTTTCACCTGCTGAAGAAGAACGAAAAACTACTGAGAGAGCTGAAGAATCTGGATTCCAGACAGTG TCGTGAAACGCACAAGATTGCAGTGTTTTACGTGGCAGAGGGGCAAGAAGACAAGCACTCCATATTGTCCAACACAGCTGGAAGTCAGGCGTATGAAGACTTTGTGTCAGGCCTGGGCTGGGAG gtcaaCCTTACTAGTCACTGTGGATTCATGGGCGGCCTTCAGCGTAACAAAAGTACGGGATTGACCATGCCGTACTTTGCCACCTCTACGGTAGAGGTGATGTTCCATGTGTCCACGCGCATGCCTCCAGATTCAGACGACTCGCTCACTAAAAAG TTACGGCATCTGGGCAACGATGAAGTGCACATCGTGTGGTCCGAGCACTCACGGGACTACCGGAGGGGCATCATTCCCACTGAATTTGGAGATGTGCTGATCATCATCTACCCCATGAAGAACCACATGTACAGCATCCAGATCATCAAGAAGCCTGAG